In one Bufo gargarizans isolate SCDJY-AF-19 chromosome 11, ASM1485885v1, whole genome shotgun sequence genomic region, the following are encoded:
- the ZBTB42 gene encoding zinc finger and BTB domain-containing protein 42 isoform X1 yields MKPQDPHKLWALNQPPAPGSPKPACYEGRMEFPDHSRQLLQCLSQQRHQGFLCDCTVLVGEARFQAHRAVLASCSMYFHLFYRDQLDKRDIVHLNSDIVTAPAFSLLLQFMYEGKLEFNNLPVEDVLAAASYLHMYDIVKVCKGKLKDKEFNSAERATDEGSDLEKEDGFSDTGGPQGCILDKEKMSTTECEKPAWKEKVSGLPGWSPELIGVNSVSTEAVSCKTAAGKTKASVNSSSCPLSQRSANHIQPPSDGDCALDLSFKPMSARDSLHPSYVFGQLASDSQQQGTVPLVKDEQGLLSEQEDSEAKSPKSQHVGNSAKNLMTGLGHMFAGNGNSHVREEDLYHDRDESEDDMDSSDLSTSGVLVSPGQICICPLCSKVFPSPHVLQLHLSSHFRDRDGSRIKMSPDGSVPTCTICGKTFSCMYTLKRHERTHSGEKPYTCAQCGKSFQYSHNLSRHAVVHTREKPHACKWCERRFTQSGDLYRHIRKFHCGLVKSLVV; encoded by the exons ATGAAGCCGCAGGATCCCCACAAACTCTGGGCTTTAAACCAGCCACCAGCCCCTGGATCCCCCAAACCAGCCT GTTATGAAGGAAGAATGGAGTTTCCAGACCATAGCCGCCAGTTGCTGCAATGTCTGAGTCAGCAGCGTCACCAGGGTTTCCTGTGTGACTGTACTGTTTTAGTTGGGGAAGCTCGGTTCCAAGCTCACAGAGCCGTCTTGGCGTCTTGCAGCATGTACTTCCATCTTTTCTACAGGGACCAGCTAGACAAAAGGGACATTGTACATCTGAACAGTGACATCGTCACGGCCCCGGCCTTCAGTCTGCTGCTTCAATTCATGTACGAGGGGAAGCTGGAATTCAACAACCTCCCGGTAGAAGATGTGCTGGCCGCCGCGAGCTATCTTCACATGTATGACATTGTTAAAGTCTGCAAGGGCAAGCTTAAAGATAAAGAATTCAATTCAGCAGAGAGGGCCACCGATGAAGGGTCTGACTTGGAGAAGGAGGATGGTTTCTCCGATACGGGTGGACCTCAAGGATGTATCTTGGATAAAGAAAAAATGTCTACCACTGAATGCGAGAAACCGGCCTGGAAAGAAAAGGTCAGCGGGCTTCCAGGCTGGTCTCCCGAATTGATAGGTGTCAATTCAGTTTCTACAGAGGCTGTGTCGTGTAAGACAGCAGCTGGAAAAACAAAGGCCAGTGTCAATAGTTCTTCATGCCCTTTGTCCCAGAGATCTGCTAACCATATACAGCCTCCAAGTGATGGGGATTGTGCTCTGGATTTGTCTTTCAAGCCAATGTCTGCGAGAGATTCCTTACACCCCTCCTACGTCTTTGGACAGCTGGCTTCCGACAGCCAGCAGCAGGGCACTGTGCCACTTGTTAAAGATGAACAAGGCTTGCTGTCAGAACAGGAGGACAGTGAAGCAAAGAGTCCAAAGAGTCAACATGTTGGGAATTCGGCCAAAAACCTAATGACAGGGTTAGGACACATGTTCGCAGGAAATGGAAATTCACACGTTAGGGAAGAGGACTTGTATCACGATCGAGACGAGAGCGAGGATGACATGGACTCCTCGGATCTTTCCACCTCGGGTGTCCTCGTCTCCCCGGGACAGATTTGCATATGTCCTTTGTGTAGTAAGGTTTTCCCAAGTCCTCATGTCCTCCAACTTCATCTCAGCTCTCACTTCCGAGACAGAGACGGTTCTCGGATCAAGATGTCTCCAGATGGTTCTGTTCCCACCTGTACGATATGCGGCAAAACTTTCTCCTGCATGTATACCTTAAAGAGACACGAACGTACGCACTCCGGGGAAAAGCCTTACACTTGCGCCCAGTGCGGCAAAAGTTTCCAATATTCCCATAACCTCAGCCGTCACGCCGTGGTCCACACGCGGGAAAAGCCACACGCGTGTAAGTGGTGTGAGAGACGTTTCACCCAGTCGGGTGACTTGTACAGACACATCCGTAAGTTTCACTGTGGCCTGGTCAAGTCATTGGTTGTGTAG
- the ZBTB42 gene encoding zinc finger and BTB domain-containing protein 42 isoform X2, with protein sequence MEFPDHSRQLLQCLSQQRHQGFLCDCTVLVGEARFQAHRAVLASCSMYFHLFYRDQLDKRDIVHLNSDIVTAPAFSLLLQFMYEGKLEFNNLPVEDVLAAASYLHMYDIVKVCKGKLKDKEFNSAERATDEGSDLEKEDGFSDTGGPQGCILDKEKMSTTECEKPAWKEKVSGLPGWSPELIGVNSVSTEAVSCKTAAGKTKASVNSSSCPLSQRSANHIQPPSDGDCALDLSFKPMSARDSLHPSYVFGQLASDSQQQGTVPLVKDEQGLLSEQEDSEAKSPKSQHVGNSAKNLMTGLGHMFAGNGNSHVREEDLYHDRDESEDDMDSSDLSTSGVLVSPGQICICPLCSKVFPSPHVLQLHLSSHFRDRDGSRIKMSPDGSVPTCTICGKTFSCMYTLKRHERTHSGEKPYTCAQCGKSFQYSHNLSRHAVVHTREKPHACKWCERRFTQSGDLYRHIRKFHCGLVKSLVV encoded by the coding sequence ATGGAGTTTCCAGACCATAGCCGCCAGTTGCTGCAATGTCTGAGTCAGCAGCGTCACCAGGGTTTCCTGTGTGACTGTACTGTTTTAGTTGGGGAAGCTCGGTTCCAAGCTCACAGAGCCGTCTTGGCGTCTTGCAGCATGTACTTCCATCTTTTCTACAGGGACCAGCTAGACAAAAGGGACATTGTACATCTGAACAGTGACATCGTCACGGCCCCGGCCTTCAGTCTGCTGCTTCAATTCATGTACGAGGGGAAGCTGGAATTCAACAACCTCCCGGTAGAAGATGTGCTGGCCGCCGCGAGCTATCTTCACATGTATGACATTGTTAAAGTCTGCAAGGGCAAGCTTAAAGATAAAGAATTCAATTCAGCAGAGAGGGCCACCGATGAAGGGTCTGACTTGGAGAAGGAGGATGGTTTCTCCGATACGGGTGGACCTCAAGGATGTATCTTGGATAAAGAAAAAATGTCTACCACTGAATGCGAGAAACCGGCCTGGAAAGAAAAGGTCAGCGGGCTTCCAGGCTGGTCTCCCGAATTGATAGGTGTCAATTCAGTTTCTACAGAGGCTGTGTCGTGTAAGACAGCAGCTGGAAAAACAAAGGCCAGTGTCAATAGTTCTTCATGCCCTTTGTCCCAGAGATCTGCTAACCATATACAGCCTCCAAGTGATGGGGATTGTGCTCTGGATTTGTCTTTCAAGCCAATGTCTGCGAGAGATTCCTTACACCCCTCCTACGTCTTTGGACAGCTGGCTTCCGACAGCCAGCAGCAGGGCACTGTGCCACTTGTTAAAGATGAACAAGGCTTGCTGTCAGAACAGGAGGACAGTGAAGCAAAGAGTCCAAAGAGTCAACATGTTGGGAATTCGGCCAAAAACCTAATGACAGGGTTAGGACACATGTTCGCAGGAAATGGAAATTCACACGTTAGGGAAGAGGACTTGTATCACGATCGAGACGAGAGCGAGGATGACATGGACTCCTCGGATCTTTCCACCTCGGGTGTCCTCGTCTCCCCGGGACAGATTTGCATATGTCCTTTGTGTAGTAAGGTTTTCCCAAGTCCTCATGTCCTCCAACTTCATCTCAGCTCTCACTTCCGAGACAGAGACGGTTCTCGGATCAAGATGTCTCCAGATGGTTCTGTTCCCACCTGTACGATATGCGGCAAAACTTTCTCCTGCATGTATACCTTAAAGAGACACGAACGTACGCACTCCGGGGAAAAGCCTTACACTTGCGCCCAGTGCGGCAAAAGTTTCCAATATTCCCATAACCTCAGCCGTCACGCCGTGGTCCACACGCGGGAAAAGCCACACGCGTGTAAGTGGTGTGAGAGACGTTTCACCCAGTCGGGTGACTTGTACAGACACATCCGTAAGTTTCACTGTGGCCTGGTCAAGTCATTGGTTGTGTAG